The DNA window GACGCCCATAGGTTGCGGGTGGTGACCGTACGCTGCCATGGTCGTGTGCGCGGGGTCCCATATAgtcgagctggccgtcgaaGTGCTGGCGCTCGATGTCTCTCGGCTCGACTGGCTCGGCAGCGGGAACGCGATGCCCGGATCTAGGCCGGCCGGTCGACGTGGCACGAGAAGATGCTGAAGAGACTGGACGGCCGATcctgcgtcgcccgcgcgaAAGGATGTCTGAGCGGGATCAGGTGTGACGGTTGCGCCGGATTGGAGGTAGTTGGCGATGTATTCGTCGGTGAATCCGTGCCGGTAGAGGAGCTCCCTCAGCTGCTTGTTCTCTTCCGCGACCCTCCTGGCGGCCACCTGAACCTCGGCTGAGGCCTCTATGCCTTGCAGCTCGCAGGCCCGGAgccgctgctccagctcctggAGGTATTCTTTCCTTCGCGCGCGTGATCTCCTCTGGTTGTCTCGGATACGGGCTAGGTTGGCCTTTTGCTGCAGCAAGCGAAAGCAAAGGGGGGTTCAAGGGTCAGTTCCGTGCACTCCTGGTCTCGAAACGAAACAGTCAAGGAGCTAAGCGCCAGCTGGGCTTGCAGTCGAGAGGTACTTACTGCGGGGGTTGACATTTAGCCTCAATGTTTGTTCAACCGCACGATAGGCGGCGAACAGCTCTCCTTCTCGCCCGCTTCAAGTTCCTCGTTTGTGTTTCTTTCTCCCCTCTCCAAGGCAGGGCGAGTGCgcgtgcaggtgcaggtgcttTGGATCAGACTTGAACAGCAACCAACGATGAGGCAATATGCCTAGCTCGAAGAGAGCTGAAGCTATGCTTGGGTGTCGTTTGTAGTTGGGATGGGGCACAATGAAAGGGtaaagaagggggggggcagggcagagggGGTCCTGGTCTAGTGCCAGGCACGTTGTCGAGATCTAAaaaggagcagcagcttgtTCGGCATGATCTTCAAGGCCCAGGGTGCGGGCGAGGGACGCCTATGTATGGGAGTTACCCAAGAAGAGACAGTGACCGGGGCCAGCGGTCGAATGGGGTTGCAGATCGAGAAGAATGGGATTTGAGTCGCGCAGAGTTTAACGTGTCTGGCTCGATCCGCCGTTGCCCAACGGGCGACTCAAGTTTAAAGCACCCGACAGGCCCTGATTCAAGGGCCGTGTCCGGCAAGATCAGAGCACGCCCCCGGGACCACACACAGGCGCCGGGGACCACTGGCCAGACTGAGTGGACAAAACCAAGACTAGGctgtcgaggagggcgatgggGAACCGTTGTCGAGCCTGTCGACTAAAAGGCAATAAGCGGGGAGAccttggctgggctggaaACATTATACCAGACGACGCTAGCAGCAAGGGGAGGTCGAGGGAGGACCAGGGGAGCCGTCCCGTCAACTACAACCTGGCCCAGCCTTGTccggcgtgcgtgcgtgcatgcgtgtgTACGtgcgtgctcgctcgctcgctcggtTGCTGACTGCTAAAAGGCAAagcaggtacgtacgtacggtACCCTGTGCGTGGTACGTGTTGCTTGCTCGCCTGCCTGAGAGAgggacggacagacgggcGACTGGGGGGGTGAGGTGAGGAGCAGACGCCACGGACGGGACgacattgccgccgccgcggaggtggtgggctgAGCATCTTGCGCTCTCTGACCACGCAGGCTTGAGTGACTCGCGCTCCCTCTGCCTCAACTCTTTGCCGTCGTCAGTTCAGTGCCTTGATCCGCCACGCACACGTACAGTACGGCTTGGTACGTTGTAGTCGTAGTAGTGCCACCCCTGAcaggacagacagacggaccGCCAAAGGCTAATGGGCGGGCAAAACGTCACCGAGTTGTCGAACCGGTGGCTTGGGTGTGTCTCTGGCGCCTCCATAGGGCGGGCAGCTCCATGTGGGATGCATGGGCCGAGTCTCGACGCACTCCTCGCACTGGCGTCCAAGGTCAGTCGGCCCAGCCGCCAAGCTGCTCGGGGgcccgcgccagcagccTTGTCGCCATCTACGATGCGTACGCGGACAGGCGAGCAGCATCAAGGTTCGACGAAGCTTTctgtcgacctcgtcgttgcTTTTTGGCACACGTGCGGACTTTCAGCTTTTGAGCCGCGTCGCGACAGCTCCCAGGTGCACAAGGAGACACGAGTGAAGACGGGGCCATGCGGGTTGGCAGTCAGCAGACGGGGCGCAACGAAGGTTTGAGGAGGCATGCATGGAGAGACATagaggggcgaggggggTGCGTGTAGGAGGGGGGCATCCAT is part of the Purpureocillium takamizusanense chromosome 7, complete sequence genome and encodes:
- a CDS encoding uncharacterized protein (EggNog:ENOG503P42Y), translating into MSTPAQKANLARIRDNQRRSRARRKEYLQELEQRLRACELQGIEASAEVQVAARRVAEENKQLRELLYRHGFTDEYIANYLQSGATVTPDPAQTSFRAGDAGSAVQSLQHLLVPRRPAGLDPGIAFPLPSQSSRETSSASTSTASSTIWDPAHTTMAAYGHHPQPMGVSPAVMGTPNQGPYTSPGFGNAIPARQDPFAGQQHQQILGDPRQSIVTTQPAQAMHLDSRPAVNYHYSMPPYNDPTTRNYGPPGGGC